The Komagataella phaffii GS115 chromosome 4, complete sequence genome includes the window CTAAAGGAACCGCAGGTTCGAAACCTCAGTGAGTGGGAAATTCGGTGGTATTCGCTGTCCCAATTCAGAAAATTGCTCTTGAGAGCTTCCTAAGCGTGTAAACGCTGGGCGGGGCCATCAGAAATTTACAGGCAGGATGGGGTTCGCCCCTTCTGGCTGATGGAAGGCTCCGCGGACAGTTGGCCCGTTGGCCTTGGCCAACGGCGCTGTTAAGTGCAATGCGTGAACCCTTCCCAGAAGAGCACCCGATACCGATCATCGTCTTGGTTCATTTTTTGCCAGTTCTACCATGAGCATTCCCAATTTAAGAAAAATTGTGGCTGATCTTCGGactgaagaggaagagcGTATGTATTCCCGAAAGGCATTCTACAACTTCATTGGATTTGTTGCGAGTTGTTTGGCCTTTACTTTGATCAGTCAACGGGCAGCTAATTAAGAATTGCAAGCTGGAGGAGATAGAAAGGTGAACCAAAGATACGTGAGCCTAAAGGGCGCCAAGATAGCATTTCAGAGTGCCGTAACAAATAACATATAGCAAACACTGATAACCATCGATGGGAGTAAACGTCTCATAAAATACTCTATTAGCCATCTATCTACATCTGACCTCCACAGGCCTTTGACCATCTTAACACTAATAATGAATCATTCTACATGTAATTTTATCATATACATCATACCTCGTCCCCAATGACAACTCAGAATTGAGCGTTGAAAAAATAGGCCTTTGCCATCTCATAAGCAGTCCAGCTGATAGCCGTGGAAGGaatgttgaagatgatacGAGGTCTGAGACCACGCAAAAAGGCTGAGTATCCTGACTGACGGTAAAGGGCTATAGTGGCATCTTTTATTCCTCTGGAGTTTCGAACACCAGGATCTGACGCTAACCCTTTAGTTTGTAGAGCAGTCTTGATGCAATCCAAAGGTGTTGTAACTGCAGCTGCCAGAGCCCCGGAAACACCCCCGGATATACAGTGCATTAAAGGATCGTAATTATGATTTGGGTTTAATATGGAGGCTGTCCATTCGTAAACTCCGAAGTTGATCGCAGCAAAAGGAATACTCATTAATAGAGTTGTTGGATAGGAAACGTAAAACGTAGATAAGCCCTCCGATGCATACAGATGGCGAGCCATCTGAGGTAGGTTCAATTTGGGTACAGTTTTATCAGCTTGCATTCTTTGCTTGACGACGTCAAATGGAGTCATTAGGGCATCGGACGCAAGTGTAGCGCAGATACCAGACAAGGCAGCAATTACTGGGTAGTTTTGATCTGTGATGAGTTGCGAGTTATAATTATTAGTGAAGGTGTTAACCAAAGCTGTCTTggaattttcaaagactgCAAAATAGACAGCATGTGCGGGTCCTGCTCCCAAGACCACTGATGATACACCTCGCCAGAGAACCCGGCCACCTTCAGTTGAAgcaatctttgaaacaGAGGCGATGATTCCTCGTGGAAGAGACGAAtgcttcttcatctgaacTCTTGTTTTGATTGCATCTATGGGGAACATGACCGTATGCTCCATGATACCAGCAAATGCTCCTGCTGAAAGGTTGGCTACAAGGGAAGAGTTTGCTGGAAGAGACTCGTAATCCACTTCTTCTACTGTTTCATGGCTGATTCTTATTCCATGGGAGGTAGGAGGAGGGCTTTTCTGTTCCATTTCGGTGGTCATTGAATAGGGAAGCTGGTGGTAGtcctgaaaaaaaaatttgtcGAGGAATGTAGGGGGGGGCTTGGGGGAATGTTAGGGGCAAGGAAACCTCTTTGGTAGGTGGTTTCGCTGGTCGTAGACACAACAGAATCGCAAGTTGAAATTAGCATAGGTTATTGAGGGATATTCGGAGCTATGTCTTATCTAGGGTTAAAGATAGTAGTTCAGGAGGATCCAAATTGCGTATTAGGTGGACCACGGGTGTTGTCAACTAGATTGCTCTGAGAATAGTTGTGAGAAACTGTTCTCTGTAAGGGtctggaaaaaaaatcgCTAGAAGGTGACTAACTCTCCTTCTAGAAATACAATCTACTAGTCCCACTAAACCCGATGGGCAATTTCGTGTCtactcttttctttttatctAGTTTAGAGCACAGTTCCTATATCAGTTGATATCAAACCTATTTTATGATAGGGGTTGTGTCAAACTCAAGGTCGACATGTTCCGGTACCAAACTCAACACCTTGCCTTTTTCCAGTACATTCCGGATATTGTCAACTACATGTTCCTCCATGTGCAGCGAGGTCTCGTAAGTATGAGTGCCCATATGTGGTAACGACACCAAATTGGGCAACTCTAAAAGTTCTTGAGACACTTTGGGTTCAAATTCGAAAACGTCAGATCCTACTGCACCAATATGGCCAGATTTCAATGCTTCGAAAAGCGCTTCCTCATCAATGATAGCTCCTCTGGCAGTGTTTACAATCACAACACCTTTCTTCGTCTTGGCAATGGTCTCTTTATTGAGAGCATGGCGTGTATGCTTGTTCAAAGGAATATTAACCGAGATGATATCTGATTCCCTCAATAAAGTGTCCAGATCAACGTACTCCGCACCATCCTCCAAATCGGGATCCAATCTCTTACGGTTGTAATAGGTGATCTTCTTGAATCCGAATGGCTTCAAACGATCCCGAATAGCTCTTCCGATGCCTCCC containing:
- a CDS encoding Mitochondrial iron transporter of the mitochondrial carrier family (MCF), whose product is MTTEMEQKSPPPTSHGIRISHETVEEVDYESLPANSSLVANLSAGAFAGIMEHTVMFPIDAIKTRVQMKKHSSLPRGIIASVSKIASTEGGRVLWRGVSSVVLGAGPAHAVYFAVFENSKTALVNTFTNNYNSQLITDQNYPVIAALSGICATLASDALMTPFDVVKQRMQADKTVPKLNLPQMARHLYASEGLSTFYVSYPTTLLMSIPFAAINFGVYEWTASILNPNHNYDPLMHCISGGVSGALAAAVTTPLDCIKTALQTKGLASDPGVRNSRGIKDATIALYRQSGYSAFLRGLRPRIIFNIPSTAISWTAYEMAKAYFFNAQF
- a CDS encoding Glyoxylate reductase, with the protein product MTEKPKVLNLGPVRYASDAWKKLEEIADVVYTDATNRDEFIQELKSGKFDGVVAIAKTAASTRITGRLDAELIQYLPKSLRSVSNNGAGYDTIDAVPLGERRIQLSNVPRIVDAATADTHVFLLLSAIRNFQWGHDLMLKGQWVPGNKAAGAPDGHDPAGKVVGIYGMGGIGRAIRDRLKPFGFKKITYYNRKRLDPDLEDGAEYVDLDTLLRESDIISVNIPLNKHTRHALNKETIAKTKKGVVIVNTARGAIIDEEALFEALKSGHIGAVGSDVFEFEPKVSQELLELPNLVSLPHMGTHTYETSLHMEEHVVDNIRNVLEKGKVLSLVPEHVDLEFDTTPIIK